Proteins from one Primulina huaijiensis isolate GDHJ02 chromosome 18, ASM1229523v2, whole genome shotgun sequence genomic window:
- the LOC140965065 gene encoding BTB/POZ domain-containing protein At1g67900-like, with protein MKFMKLGSRPDTFYATESVRSVSSEVSSDLIIQVKGSRYLLHKFPLLSKSLRLQRLCLESPEASQIQIVQVPEFPAGLEEFEVCAKFCYGITVTLSAYNLVSVRCAAEYLQMTEDVEKGNLICKIEVFFNSCILHGWRDSIVTLQTTKAFPLLSEDLGITDRCIGSIASKVLTNPTKVNLSHSYSRKERDNVSCNGSECRMNKAAGSNKGWWGEDVAELGIDLYWRTMIAIKAGGKIPSYLIGDALRIYASRWLPNVPKFMEKEAESNRGLCSNGEKTSKSRLLLESMVSLLPAEKGAASCSFLLKLLKAANILKASSSTKMELEKRVGIQLDEATVGDLLIPSLSSKNGLVYDVDIVLNILEQFTLQGTSPPISPPRIKKDFERRRSRSAENLDFEFQENRRSFSASHRSKLKVGKLVDMYLQEIARDKNLPLSKFIYLAEAIPEFSRLAHDDLYKAIDIYLKVHPELNKSERKSLCRILDCKKLSVKACMHAAQNEMLPLRVVVQVLFFEQARTAQNGGQTAELPSEIKALLAAHKKTLKNATSFSTNIAAEDQLSVSGQKSPYSNLSSQKMKPVEENNSIVNFPDDVEKSSKLNSLSMVPDRPKRMFSKLWPINRSASEKK; from the exons ATGAAGTTTATGAAGCTTGGATCTCGCCCCGACACTTTCTATGCCACAGAGTCTGTAAG GTCTGTATCATCTGAGGTTTCAAGTGATCTTATCATTCAAGTCAAGGGAAGCAGATACTTACTTCACAAG TTTCCACTTTTGTCGAAGAGTTTGAGGTTGCAGAGACTGTGCTTAGAAAGCCCTGAAGCTTCCCAGATCCAAATAGTCCAAGTCCCTGAATTCCCAGCAGGACTGGAGGAATTTGAAGTCTGCGCAAAATTCTGCTATGGCATAACAGTCACTCTCAGTGCTTATAACCTCGTATCGGTCCGATGTGCGGCCGAGTATCTTCAAATGACAGAAGATGTTGAAAAGGGTAATTTGATATGCAAGATTGAAGTGTTCTTCAATTCTTGTATCCTCCATGGTTGGAGGGACTCAATTGTAACTTTGCAAACTACCAAAGCCTTCCCTTTGTTGTCAGAGGATCTTGGGATTACTGATAGATGTATTGGATCCATTGCCTCTAAAGTTTTAACCAATCCCACTAAGGTGAACTTATCACATAGTTATTCAAGAAAGGAGAGGGACAACGTATCGTGCAATGGATCCGAGTGTCGTATGAATAAAGCTGCGGGTAGTAATAAAGGATGGTGGGGGGAAGACGTGGCGGAATTGGGGATAGATCTTTATTGGAGAACAATGATTGCCATTAAAGCTGGTGGGAAGATTCCTTCATACCTTATTGGTGATGCGTTGCGAATTTATGCATCACGATGGCTACCTAACGTTCCGAAATTCATGGAAAAGGAGGCCGAATCCAATCGCGGGTTGTGTTCGAATGGAGAGAAAACTTCGAAATCTAGGCTGCTCTTAGAATCAATGGTTAGCTTACTACCAGCTGAGAAAGGTGCGGCTTCTTGCAGCTTTCTGTTGAAATTATTGAAGGCTGCTAATATTTTGAAAGCTTCTTCCTCTACAAAAATGGAACTTGAAAAAAGGGTTGGTATTCAGTTGGATGAAGCGACAGTTGGAGATTTGTTAATACCTAGTTTATCGTCCAAAAATGGCCTGGTATACGACGTGGATATTGTTTTGAACATATTAGAACAGTTCACGTTACAAGGGACGAGTCCCCCAATAAGCCCTCCGAGAATCAAGAAAGATTTTGAAAGGCGGAGGTCTCGATCTGCTGAGAACCTCGATTTCGAGTTTCAAGAAAATCGGCGATCGTTTTCTGCATCACACAGATCTAAACTAAAGGTGGGAAAGCTTGTGGATATGTATCTTCAAGAAATCGCCCGCGACAAGAATTTGCCTTTGTCGAAGTTCATTTACCTTGCCGAAGCCATTCCAGAATTCTCCAGGCTTGCACACGATGATTTGTACAAAGCCATTGACATTTATTTAAAG GTACATCCGGAACTCAATAAGAGCGAACGGAAGAGCTTATGCCGAATATTGGACTGCAAAAAGCTATCCGTGAAAGCTTGTATGCATGCTGCACAAAATGAAATGCTCCCATTAAGAGTTGTAGTGCAAGTTCTCTTCTTTGAGCAAGCTCGAACAGCACAGAATGGCGGCCAGACGGCTGAGTTACCGAGCGAAATCAAGGCCTTATTAGCAGCCCACAAGAAGACCTTAAAGAACGCTACTTCTTTTAGCACCAACATAGCAGCCGAAGATCAGTTGAGTGTATCAGGCCAGAAATCGCCATACTCAAATCTTTCTTCTCAGAAAATGAAACCGGTCGAAGAGAATAACTCAATTGTCAATTTCCCGGATGATGTCGAAAAATCTTCGAAACTCAACTCCTTAAGCATGGTTCCTGACAGGCCTAAGAGAATGTTCAGCAAGTTGTGGCCAATCAACAGAAGTGCAAGTGAAAAGAAATGA